The following proteins are co-located in the Desulfurobacteriaceae bacterium genome:
- the secY gene encoding preprotein translocase subunit SecY has protein sequence MNLSKILFNVTEVPELRKRFLFTMLLLAVYRLGAHIPTPGIDVNALADFFKRAQGTVFGFMDVFSGGALSKLTIFALGVMPYISSAIIMQLLTVAIPSIEKLAKEEGEHGRRKINQYTRYGAVLLAFIQSLGIAIGLESMKTPTGVPVVPNPGFTFIFVCVTCLTAGATFLMWLGEKITEKGIGNGMSILIFAGIIASVPNAVITTFTLFKNGEISLFKLIGIGIIVILMIAAIVYIQEAERRVPLQYARRNIGRQAVGKYTSYLPIKLNPANVIPIIFAASVLMFPATIAKFVHHPIAQAIYDALQPGSTLYLIVYSLLIFFFTYFYTAIIFNPEEIAENLNKHGGFIPGVRAGSDTAKYLDRIVSRLTFAGAVFLTLVAVIPILITQNMHLPFYFGGTAILIVVGVALDTLRRMEAYALSISYEGFLGRRKRKRKLGVTTGG, from the coding sequence ATGAATCTATCCAAAATACTCTTTAACGTTACGGAAGTACCTGAACTTAGAAAAAGATTTCTATTTACTATGTTGCTCCTAGCCGTTTATAGGCTAGGAGCCCATATTCCTACTCCCGGAATAGATGTAAATGCTTTAGCCGATTTTTTTAAAAGAGCACAAGGAACAGTTTTTGGTTTTATGGATGTCTTTTCTGGAGGAGCTTTAAGTAAACTTACAATTTTTGCTCTTGGAGTTATGCCTTACATCAGTTCTGCAATTATCATGCAGCTTCTCACAGTTGCTATACCATCCATAGAAAAGCTTGCGAAAGAAGAGGGAGAGCACGGTAGAAGGAAGATAAATCAATACACCCGCTATGGAGCAGTTCTACTTGCCTTTATCCAATCTCTCGGTATTGCAATTGGTCTTGAGAGTATGAAAACTCCTACTGGCGTTCCGGTAGTTCCAAATCCTGGCTTTACCTTCATATTTGTTTGTGTTACCTGCTTAACTGCCGGTGCTACCTTCTTAATGTGGCTTGGAGAAAAGATAACGGAAAAAGGTATCGGTAATGGAATGTCTATTCTAATTTTTGCAGGAATAATTGCAAGCGTTCCTAACGCAGTTATAACAACTTTTACATTATTTAAGAATGGAGAAATTTCCCTATTTAAGCTTATAGGTATTGGGATTATCGTTATTTTAATGATCGCAGCAATTGTTTACATTCAGGAAGCTGAAAGACGAGTCCCTCTCCAGTATGCAAGAAGGAATATAGGAAGGCAGGCTGTTGGTAAATATACAAGCTATCTTCCAATTAAGCTAAACCCTGCAAACGTTATTCCTATTATCTTTGCAGCTTCTGTTTTAATGTTTCCTGCAACAATCGCTAAATTTGTTCATCATCCTATAGCTCAGGCAATTTACGATGCTTTACAACCAGGTAGTACTCTTTATCTAATTGTTTACTCACTTCTCATATTCTTCTTTACGTACTTCTACACGGCCATAATTTTTAATCCTGAAGAGATCGCTGAGAACCTCAATAAACATGGTGGTTTTATTCCTGGAGTGAGAGCTGGATCTGATACAGCAAAGTACTTGGACAGGATCGTTTCAAGACTTACCTTCGCTGGAGCTGTCTTCCTAACTCTCGTAGCTGTTATTCCGATTTTAATAACCCAAAATATGCACCTTCCTTTTTATTTTGGAGGGACTGCGATTCTTATCGTAGTTGGAGTTGCTTTGGATACCTTACGAAGAATGGAAGCTTACGCACTTTCCATTTCCTATGAAGGATTCTTAGGTAGAAGGAAGAGAAAAAGAAAATTAGGTGTGACTACTGGGGGTTAA
- a CDS encoding adenylate kinase → MIKVVFLGPPGAGKGTQAVRLAEKYEVPHISTGDILRSAVKEGTELGMLAKSYMDKGELVPDDVIIGIIRERLSQTDVKEKGFILDGFPRTLAQAESLDAMLEELNMPLDKVIYLNVNDEEIVKRLLARGRADDTEEVIRNRLEVYRKQTAPLIDYYSAKGLLVEINGIGDIEEITKKIEESLGLNG, encoded by the coding sequence GTGATAAAGGTAGTTTTTCTTGGACCACCAGGTGCAGGAAAGGGAACACAAGCAGTAAGACTTGCTGAAAAGTACGAGGTTCCTCACATATCTACAGGTGATATTTTAAGATCTGCAGTAAAAGAAGGAACAGAACTTGGAATGCTCGCCAAAAGCTATATGGACAAAGGTGAGCTTGTTCCTGACGATGTTATCATTGGAATCATAAGAGAAAGACTATCTCAAACCGATGTAAAGGAAAAGGGATTTATTCTTGACGGATTCCCAAGAACTTTAGCTCAAGCTGAAAGCCTTGATGCAATGCTTGAAGAACTTAATATGCCTCTTGATAAGGTAATTTACTTAAACGTTAATGATGAAGAAATAGTTAAAAGACTCTTGGCTCGTGGTAGAGCAGATGACACAGAAGAGGTAATAAGAAACAGACTTGAAGTCTATAGAAAACAAACTGCACCTTTGATTGACTATTATTCCGCCAAAGGGCTTCTTGTTGAGATTAATGGTATCGGTGATATAGAAGAAATTACCAAGAAAATAGAGGAGAGCTTAGGTCTAAATGGTTAA
- the map gene encoding type I methionyl aminopeptidase has translation MVKKKKKGIILKSKEEIAKLRTAAATTMEILLKIAEQIAPGISGLDIDQIARSLCKEYKVKPAFLGYGGFPGAICVSVNEEVVHGLPTKKKVLKEGDIVSLDFGAIVDGWVGDVALTVPVGKISETAQKLINVTRESLYKGIEAAKAGGKLIDISRTIQDFVESHGFNVTRGYAGHGIGRSLHEEPSIT, from the coding sequence ATGGTTAAGAAAAAAAAGAAGGGAATAATTCTAAAAAGTAAAGAAGAGATAGCGAAACTTAGAACTGCTGCTGCAACTACAATGGAAATTCTCCTGAAAATAGCGGAACAGATTGCTCCTGGTATTAGTGGATTGGATATAGATCAGATTGCTAGGAGTTTATGTAAAGAGTATAAAGTAAAGCCTGCTTTTCTCGGTTACGGTGGTTTTCCAGGGGCAATCTGTGTTTCCGTTAATGAAGAAGTTGTTCATGGATTACCAACAAAAAAGAAAGTTCTTAAGGAAGGGGATATTGTCAGTTTAGATTTTGGTGCAATCGTTGATGGTTGGGTAGGAGACGTAGCCTTAACTGTTCCAGTTGGGAAAATTAGCGAAACTGCCCAAAAACTTATTAATGTTACAAGAGAATCTTTATATAAAGGTATTGAGGCTGCAAAAGCAGGTGGAAAACTAATAGATATTTCAAGGACAATTCAAGACTTTGTGGAATCTCACGGGTTTAACGTAACTCGCGGTTATGCAGGTCACGGGATTGGAAGGTCTTTACACGAGGAACCGTCTATTAC
- a CDS encoding type I methionyl aminopeptidase, producing KDGKLSAHFEHDIAITEDGTIIMSAI from the coding sequence TAAAGATGGTAAACTTTCCGCTCATTTTGAACACGATATTGCTATTACTGAAGATGGGACTATAATTATGTCCGCAATTTAA
- the infA gene encoding translation initiation factor IF-1 has translation MAKEKGIQVEGKVVEALPNAYFKVELDNGHQVLAHASGKMRVHFIRILPGDRVVVELSPYDLTRGRIVYRKG, from the coding sequence ATGGCGAAAGAAAAAGGAATTCAGGTTGAAGGTAAAGTAGTAGAAGCTCTTCCTAACGCGTACTTTAAGGTTGAACTTGATAACGGTCATCAAGTTCTAGCTCATGCTTCAGGAAAAATGAGGGTCCACTTCATTAGGATACTGCCAGGCGACCGTGTGGTCGTTGAGCTTAGTCCTTATGACCTTACAAGAGGAAGAATTGTTTACAGAAAAGGATAA
- the rpmJ gene encoding 50S ribosomal protein L36: MKVRPSVKKICPKCKIIRRKGVVRVICENPKHKQRQGK; this comes from the coding sequence ATGAAGGTAAGGCCATCTGTAAAAAAGATTTGTCCTAAGTGTAAGATCATTAGAAGAAAAGGCGTAGTAAGGGTAATTTGCGAAAACCCAAAGCACAAACAAAGACAGGGTAAGTAA
- the rpsM gene encoding 30S ribosomal protein S13, which yields MARIAGVDIPDNRKVPYSLAYIYGIGIKTGFKICEKAGIDPEKRVKQLTEEEIAKIRKIIENEYKVEGDLRKEIAMNIKRLIEIGCYRGVRHRLGLPVRGQRTRTNARTRKGPRKTVANKKKAPKK from the coding sequence GTGGCTAGAATAGCAGGAGTAGACATTCCAGATAATAGGAAAGTTCCATATTCACTTGCTTACATTTACGGTATCGGAATCAAAACTGGATTTAAGATCTGTGAAAAAGCAGGAATTGACCCTGAAAAAAGAGTAAAGCAACTTACAGAAGAGGAAATTGCAAAGATTAGAAAGATTATCGAGAACGAGTACAAAGTGGAAGGTGATCTTAGAAAAGAAATTGCAATGAACATTAAAAGACTTATTGAAATTGGATGTTACAGAGGAGTTCGTCATAGACTTGGTCTTCCTGTTAGAGGACAAAGAACCAGAACTAATGCGAGAACTAGAAAGGGTCCAAGAAAGACTGTTGCTAATAAGAAGAAGGCTCCTAAGAAGTAA
- the rpsK gene encoding 30S ribosomal protein S11 yields MARARKGGKKKQKRTVGFAIAHIQTTFNNTIVTFTDKDGNTLCWESGGTVGFKGTRKSTPYAAQLAATKAAERAMKEFGVKDVEIRIKGNGGGRETAIKAIAAAGLNVKAIKDVTPIPHDGCRPPKRRRV; encoded by the coding sequence ATGGCAAGAGCCAGAAAAGGTGGTAAAAAGAAGCAGAAGAGAACTGTAGGTTTTGCTATTGCTCATATACAGACAACGTTCAACAACACAATAGTTACTTTTACAGATAAAGATGGAAATACTCTTTGTTGGGAAAGTGGTGGAACTGTAGGTTTTAAAGGAACTAGAAAAAGTACACCATACGCTGCTCAGCTTGCAGCGACAAAAGCTGCAGAAAGAGCTATGAAAGAGTTTGGAGTAAAGGACGTTGAAATAAGAATTAAAGGAAATGGTGGTGGTAGAGAAACTGCTATAAAAGCTATTGCTGCTGCTGGGTTAAATGTTAAGGCTATCAAAGATGTTACTCCAATTCCACACGATGGATGTAGACCACCAAAAAGAAGAAGGGTTTAA
- the rpsD gene encoding 30S ribosomal protein S4 has protein sequence MGRYTGPKWRIARRLGVNIYVGEEKTQKGKSILDRRPYPPGQHGRTRRKISYYGRQLMEKQKVKYYYGIRERQFRRFYEMAERMRGQTGENLLKLLESRLDNVVYRLGFGKSHRHARQLVVHGHILVNGKKVDRPSYLVKPGDVIEVKEKSRDIPQIKEGIELAQKRGIPSWLELDAENFKGVVKAEPTREEIGIPVEEHLIVELYSK, from the coding sequence ATGGGAAGATATACAGGTCCAAAGTGGCGTATTGCTAGACGTCTTGGAGTTAACATATACGTTGGAGAGGAAAAGACACAAAAAGGAAAGTCTATTCTTGATAGACGACCATATCCACCGGGACAGCACGGCCGTACACGTAGAAAGATCTCCTACTACGGTCGTCAGCTTATGGAGAAGCAAAAGGTTAAGTATTACTACGGTATAAGAGAAAGACAGTTTAGGCGTTTCTATGAAATGGCTGAAAGAATGAGAGGTCAAACCGGTGAAAACCTTTTAAAGCTTCTTGAAAGTAGACTTGACAACGTAGTTTACAGACTCGGTTTTGGTAAGTCCCATAGACACGCAAGACAGCTCGTTGTTCACGGGCACATCTTGGTAAACGGAAAGAAGGTAGATAGACCTTCTTACCTTGTGAAGCCTGGAGATGTTATTGAGGTTAAAGAAAAGAGTAGAGACATTCCTCAAATTAAAGAAGGTATAGAGCTTGCTCAAAAGCGTGGAATTCCTTCTTGGCTTGAACTTGACGCCGAAAACTTCAAGGGAGTTGTTAAGGCAGAACCAACAAGAGAAGAAATAGGGATACCAGTTGAGGAACACCTAATTGTAGAGCTCTACTCTAAGTAA
- a CDS encoding DNA-directed RNA polymerase subunit alpha, which produces MVEFITPDKFVWEEHTPTYGRFVVEPLEKGYGVTIGNALRRVLLSSIEGSAPTAVKFEGAYHEFTTLPGVVEDVTEIVLNIKQLRFVLHGDGPVFIELKKKGPGVVYAKDFDLPSQVELLTPDQEIATLDNENSEIEIHLRIDKGKGFVLSEDIQQIFEITTIGWIPLDADFSPIKKVAFRVEDTRVGGRTDYNKLTMEIWTDGSITPKDAVVRATNILIEHFSMVRDKLVEALFATSKAESGVEEQEVSEIYTKSLEEAGLKGRALKVLTENGIQTVGDLLKLTKKDLDSMKGLGKKSIAEIEKFVASLGFELGGVKDET; this is translated from the coding sequence ATGGTTGAATTTATTACTCCTGACAAGTTTGTCTGGGAGGAACACACTCCTACCTACGGAAGATTCGTAGTTGAACCTCTCGAAAAAGGATACGGTGTTACTATTGGGAATGCTTTAAGGAGAGTTCTTCTATCATCCATCGAAGGATCAGCTCCGACTGCCGTGAAGTTTGAAGGGGCTTACCACGAGTTTACAACTCTTCCTGGCGTTGTTGAAGATGTAACGGAGATAGTTCTTAACATAAAGCAACTAAGATTTGTTCTCCATGGAGATGGTCCTGTTTTTATAGAGCTTAAAAAGAAAGGACCAGGCGTTGTTTACGCTAAGGACTTTGATCTTCCTTCACAAGTTGAACTTCTAACTCCAGACCAAGAAATAGCAACTCTTGACAATGAGAATTCTGAGATAGAGATACACCTTAGAATAGACAAAGGAAAAGGATTCGTCTTATCCGAAGATATCCAACAAATTTTTGAGATTACTACTATTGGATGGATCCCTCTCGATGCAGACTTTTCTCCTATCAAGAAAGTAGCTTTCAGAGTAGAAGATACTAGAGTTGGTGGAAGAACAGACTATAATAAGTTAACAATGGAAATTTGGACTGACGGAAGCATTACTCCAAAGGATGCTGTTGTTAGAGCTACCAATATCCTAATTGAACACTTCTCTATGGTAAGAGACAAGTTAGTTGAGGCTCTTTTTGCTACTTCCAAAGCAGAATCTGGAGTTGAGGAACAAGAAGTATCCGAAATTTACACTAAATCCTTAGAAGAAGCAGGACTAAAGGGTAGAGCTTTAAAAGTACTGACTGAAAACGGAATTCAGACCGTGGGAGATCTTCTCAAATTAACAAAGAAAGATCTTGATTCTATGAAGGGACTTGGTAAGAAGTCTATTGCAGAAATAGAGAAATTTGTAGCTTCTCTTGGATTTGAGCTTGGAGGTGTGAAAGATGAGACATAG
- the rplQ gene encoding 50S ribosomal protein L17, whose product MRHRVKGKKLGRPTEHRLLMLRNLVTDLMEHGKVVTTIARAKELRRLADKVINKAKQEDKVKAIRDVLTIVTRKEVAYKLVNEIAPKYQDRNSGYTRLLHYSFRKGDAAPTAIVMLVEPKEASEE is encoded by the coding sequence ATGAGACATAGAGTGAAGGGAAAAAAGCTAGGAAGGCCAACTGAACATAGATTGTTAATGCTTAGGAACCTCGTTACTGATTTAATGGAGCATGGAAAGGTAGTTACAACTATTGCAAGAGCAAAAGAACTTAGAAGACTTGCAGATAAAGTAATAAACAAGGCCAAGCAAGAAGATAAAGTGAAAGCTATAAGAGATGTTTTAACAATAGTTACAAGAAAGGAAGTTGCGTATAAGCTTGTTAATGAAATTGCTCCAAAGTATCAAGATAGAAATAGCGGATATACAAGACTTTTACACTACAGCTTTAGAAAAGGAGACGCTGCTCCAACAGCTATAGTTATGCTCGTTGAACCAAAGGAAGCATCTGAGGAATAG
- the minE gene encoding cell division topological specificity factor MinE, translating to MDFWPFNKKPPSKEIAKQRLKLVLKYDRTGIPPNAVEEIKNAILDALKKFPFIEAEAISINISHDDLEKIEIEVPVKASK from the coding sequence ATGGACTTTTGGCCTTTTAATAAGAAGCCTCCCAGTAAAGAAATTGCAAAACAAAGACTTAAGTTAGTTCTAAAATACGATAGAACTGGAATTCCCCCGAATGCAGTGGAAGAAATAAAAAACGCAATCCTTGATGCCCTGAAAAAGTTTCCTTTTATAGAAGCAGAAGCTATATCTATAAACATTTCTCATGATGATCTTGAGAAAATAGAGATAGAAGTTCCTGTGAAGGCTTCAAAATAA
- the minD gene encoding septum site-determining protein MinD — MADKVFCITSGKGGVGKSTVTGNLATALASKGYKVVAIDADIGLRNLDLILGLENRIVYDIVHVIEGACTVEKALVKDKKTKNLYLLPAAQTKDKSAVKPEDLVKIVEELRKKFDFIFIDSPAGIEDGFKTAVAPADRVLIVTNPEMASIRDADRVVGLCENMGKGEPKLIVNRLDPKKVARGDMLDADEVVEILGLELIGTVPEDKNMVSYINKGEPAVLFEDSIAGKALRNISERLLGKNVPFLKLDYNESFLDKLKKLLGGE, encoded by the coding sequence ATGGCGGACAAAGTATTTTGCATTACCTCTGGAAAGGGTGGAGTTGGTAAAAGTACAGTTACGGGTAACCTTGCTACAGCTTTAGCTTCTAAAGGATATAAAGTGGTAGCCATTGATGCGGATATAGGTTTAAGAAATTTAGATCTTATTTTAGGTTTAGAAAATAGAATTGTCTATGATATTGTCCACGTAATAGAAGGTGCCTGTACTGTTGAAAAAGCTTTAGTAAAAGATAAAAAGACTAAAAACCTTTACCTTTTACCAGCTGCTCAAACCAAAGATAAAAGTGCTGTAAAACCTGAAGACTTGGTTAAAATAGTAGAGGAATTAAGGAAAAAGTTTGATTTCATCTTTATAGATTCACCAGCTGGAATAGAAGATGGTTTTAAGACTGCAGTTGCACCTGCAGACAGAGTCTTAATAGTTACTAACCCAGAAATGGCATCTATTAGAGATGCTGACAGGGTTGTAGGATTGTGTGAAAACATGGGTAAAGGTGAACCTAAACTAATAGTTAACAGGCTTGATCCTAAAAAAGTTGCAAGAGGAGATATGCTTGATGCTGATGAGGTAGTGGAAATATTAGGTTTAGAACTTATAGGAACAGTTCCTGAAGATAAAAATATGGTTTCTTACATTAATAAAGGAGAACCTGCTGTCTTGTTTGAAGACTCTATCGCTGGAAAAGCTTTACGAAACATAAGTGAGAGACTTTTAGGAAAAAATGTACCGTTCCTAAAACTTGACTACAACGAAAGTTTTCTAGACAAGCTGAAGAAATTGTTAGGAGGAGAATAG
- a CDS encoding septum site-determining protein MinC encodes MNFKLRGTNVIGIEILVNKENFSIEGIKSFILGKNSLLKGSRIVVSVEDYFLTRKEILDLKDFIESIEGLTFCGFKTNIKENRDICLSVGIPCDLFNMQTAKEKERSEVEEVKFLRKTVRSGEKITSTGDLVILGDVNPGAEIEAGGNVYVMGSLRGIVKAGIGKSEGEVRSLYFEAPRIEIANVEKVFDRKEAYLNFRAKVKAGNLKIEFLEKGR; translated from the coding sequence ATGAATTTCAAGCTTAGAGGAACTAACGTAATAGGAATAGAGATTTTAGTAAATAAAGAGAATTTTTCGATAGAAGGAATAAAAAGTTTCATCTTGGGAAAAAACTCTCTACTAAAAGGATCAAGAATAGTTGTTTCTGTAGAAGACTATTTCCTTACACGCAAAGAAATTCTTGATCTTAAAGACTTCATAGAGTCCATTGAAGGATTGACGTTCTGTGGATTTAAAACTAATATCAAAGAGAATAGAGATATTTGTCTTTCAGTAGGCATTCCGTGTGATCTGTTTAATATGCAAACAGCCAAGGAGAAGGAACGTTCAGAAGTAGAAGAGGTTAAGTTCCTAAGGAAAACGGTTCGTTCTGGAGAGAAGATTACCTCAACAGGAGATTTGGTAATCCTTGGCGACGTAAATCCTGGAGCTGAAATAGAAGCAGGTGGTAACGTTTACGTTATGGGAAGCTTAAGGGGCATAGTTAAGGCAGGAATAGGGAAAAGCGAAGGAGAAGTTAGATCCCTTTACTTTGAAGCTCCTAGAATAGAAATTGCAAATGTAGAAAAAGTTTTTGATAGAAAGGAAGCTTATTTAAACTTTAGAGCTAAGGTTAAAGCTGGAAATTTAAAAATAGAATTTCTTGAAAAGGGGAGATAA
- the speB gene encoding agmatinase gives MKFLSAKDSGRISIFGIPYDSTTCFRAGTRFGPSGVRNFSENLETYSPALKRDLEDLDFVDLGDIEISVSPEKMIKEVEEFLTEKKVGTPVMIGGDHSVSYPVIKYLTEKYGKLTVVQFDAHADLRDEYTGTKFSHACVMKRALELGCDLIQVGIRSGTKEEFELMEDSKSIIYLPTPDNLPKVLEEVETPVYITIDIDFFDPSFAPGTGTPEHCGFSPVEFFETIYKLPPVNIVGFDVVEISPPYDPSGITQALGAKIIRELMLFFWGK, from the coding sequence ATGAAATTCTTGAGCGCTAAGGATAGTGGAAGGATTTCTATCTTTGGAATTCCTTACGACTCGACAACTTGTTTTAGGGCAGGAACTAGATTTGGACCTTCAGGAGTTCGGAATTTTTCTGAAAATTTGGAAACTTATAGTCCAGCATTAAAAAGGGATTTGGAAGATTTAGATTTTGTGGATTTGGGAGACATAGAAATTTCTGTTTCTCCCGAAAAAATGATAAAGGAAGTGGAGGAGTTCTTAACCGAAAAGAAGGTAGGAACACCCGTAATGATAGGAGGAGATCACTCTGTTAGTTACCCTGTAATTAAGTATCTAACAGAAAAGTATGGAAAGCTTACAGTTGTCCAATTTGATGCTCATGCGGACTTAAGGGACGAATATACAGGGACAAAGTTTTCTCATGCTTGTGTTATGAAAAGAGCTTTAGAACTAGGGTGTGATTTAATTCAGGTTGGAATTAGAAGTGGAACGAAGGAAGAATTTGAATTAATGGAAGACTCTAAAAGCATTATCTACTTACCGACTCCTGACAATCTTCCTAAGGTATTGGAGGAAGTAGAAACACCTGTTTATATTACTATCGACATAGATTTCTTTGACCCTTCGTTTGCACCGGGAACGGGAACTCCGGAGCATTGCGGTTTTTCACCTGTTGAATTCTTTGAAACTATTTATAAATTACCGCCTGTTAATATTGTTGGTTTTGATGTTGTAGAAATTTCTCCACCTTACGATCCGTCAGGTATTACTCAAGCCCTTGGGGCAAAGATTATTCGTGAGCTTATGCTCTTTTTCTGGGGGAAATAA
- the speE gene encoding polyamine aminopropyltransferase, which translates to MLWFTEFYEGEGMDLQGTGLTVKVRKAITKKTPFQEVILLDTVDFGKMLVLDGAIQTTEKDEFIYHEMIVHPALFTLDRKPEKVLVIGGGDGGTVREVLKHEPKKVEMVEIDKDVVEFAKRELPTISCGLNDERVELIFDDGREYIRNKENIYDVIIVDCSDPIGPSKVLYEEEFYKDAFKALKEDGIFVTQSESPFAQRRVYVKVVKELQKVFPIVRPYLAFIPTYPSGMWSFTIASKKKDPLSLERNVLLRQIQELERKTQKLKYYNSQIHFGAFAIPNFVYREE; encoded by the coding sequence ATGCTCTGGTTTACAGAATTTTACGAAGGCGAAGGAATGGATTTACAGGGAACAGGTCTTACTGTAAAGGTAAGAAAGGCTATAACTAAGAAAACACCCTTTCAAGAAGTTATACTGCTTGATACTGTAGATTTTGGAAAAATGCTTGTTCTTGACGGGGCTATACAGACGACGGAAAAAGATGAGTTTATCTATCACGAAATGATAGTTCACCCTGCACTTTTCACACTTGATAGGAAACCGGAAAAGGTTTTAGTAATAGGTGGAGGAGATGGAGGAACTGTTAGAGAAGTTCTAAAACACGAACCTAAAAAGGTTGAGATGGTTGAAATAGATAAAGATGTAGTAGAGTTTGCCAAAAGGGAGCTCCCTACAATATCTTGTGGCTTAAATGATGAAAGAGTAGAACTTATTTTTGATGATGGAAGAGAGTATATAAGAAATAAAGAAAACATTTACGATGTTATTATAGTGGACTGTTCAGATCCTATTGGCCCTTCAAAAGTTCTTTATGAAGAGGAGTTTTATAAAGATGCTTTTAAAGCTTTAAAGGAAGATGGAATCTTTGTTACCCAATCAGAATCTCCGTTTGCTCAAAGGAGAGTTTACGTAAAAGTTGTAAAAGAACTTCAGAAAGTTTTTCCTATAGTAAGGCCGTATCTGGCTTTCATTCCTACTTATCCTTCAGGAATGTGGAGTTTTACCATAGCTTCTAAGAAAAAAGATCCTCTTTCCTTAGAAAGAAACGTTCTTTTAAGACAAATTCAGGAACTTGAAAGAAAAACTCAAAAGCTTAAATACTATAACTCTCAAATTCACTTTGGAGCTTTTGCAATACCAAACTTTGTTTACAGGGAGGAGTAG
- a CDS encoding bis-aminopropyl spermidine synthase family protein: protein MEILERIAQEAEQNTQVPAYPRSVEKVIAAIRSTSNFWKIVDLSDEPLPLVAEILKLLNREGLIAFEGTQILLTEKGAELVEKLGIESFVSHKCPTCNGRSVVITDLKEAFEKFLKIQENRPPAIHQYDQGYVTPENTFARVALADSRGDLRGKNVVVLGDDDLMSIALALTGLPKKVTILEIDERLIDFIKKVSEEYNLNIDARVHDLRQPLPEDVVGAYDTFFTDPPETVEAIKAFVGRGVATLKGPRCAGYFGVTRRESSLDKWARIQKVLLDMGLVITDLLHNFNEYVNWDYYQEMRGWQLTPVKEPPKEIWYKSTQFRVETVRGFKGFNDPIVGDIYNDAESSTT from the coding sequence ATGGAAATACTTGAAAGAATCGCTCAGGAAGCAGAACAGAACACCCAAGTCCCTGCTTACCCAAGAAGTGTTGAAAAAGTTATCGCAGCAATAAGATCTACTTCTAACTTTTGGAAAATCGTAGATCTGTCTGATGAACCACTACCTCTTGTAGCTGAAATCTTAAAGCTTCTTAACAGAGAAGGACTTATTGCATTTGAAGGAACTCAAATTTTACTTACAGAAAAGGGTGCTGAGCTTGTAGAAAAGCTTGGAATTGAAAGTTTTGTTTCCCACAAGTGCCCAACCTGTAATGGAAGAAGCGTTGTTATTACAGACCTAAAAGAAGCGTTTGAGAAGTTTCTCAAAATCCAAGAAAACAGACCTCCTGCTATCCACCAGTACGACCAAGGTTATGTAACTCCTGAAAATACTTTTGCAAGAGTTGCTCTTGCAGATAGCAGAGGAGATTTAAGAGGAAAGAATGTAGTTGTTCTTGGTGATGATGACCTTATGAGTATTGCACTTGCTTTAACAGGACTTCCAAAGAAAGTTACAATCCTTGAAATAGATGAAAGACTTATTGACTTTATAAAGAAAGTTTCTGAAGAGTATAACCTTAACATCGATGCAAGAGTTCACGACCTAAGACAGCCTCTTCCAGAAGACGTTGTTGGAGCTTACGATACATTCTTCACAGATCCACCAGAAACTGTAGAAGCTATTAAGGCTTTCGTAGGAAGAGGAGTTGCTACACTTAAAGGACCAAGATGTGCTGGATACTTTGGGGTAACAAGAAGAGAATCTTCCCTTGATAAGTGGGCAAGAATCCAGAAAGTTCTCCTTGATATGGGACTTGTAATTACAGACCTTCTACACAACTTCAACGAGTATGTAAACTGGGATTACTATCAAGAAATGAGAGGATGGCAGCTTACACCTGTTAAAGAACCTCCAAAGGAAATCTGGTACAAGTCCACACAGTTTAGAGTTGAAACTGTTAGAGGATTCAAAGGATTTAACGATCCTATTGTTGGAGATATCTACAACGACGCTGAAAGTTCTACTACTTAA